The following coding sequences lie in one Thalassoglobus polymorphus genomic window:
- a CDS encoding amidohydrolase family protein, whose amino-acid sequence MFQHLFFSAFVLALSFHWTISCSAIASDQIPGKLPKTPVALVGGTIYPVSSAPIKNGTIIFDQGKIRDVGVDIEIPEGVQVVKANKMHIYPGLFEPYSQIGLVEINAVRASNDHRESGEFNPNVLAQVSFNPDSELIPVTRSNGVLLSMSVPTGGLISGQAAVMQLDGWTFEEMTVSPRAAMIVSLPNEKEAKELREFLEVARRYQLAVESKTKLRHDLRLEAMLPVLSGQQPIIVRANKWQDINRAVAFSKNENLKLILFGGYDAPKCAELLKKHDIPVILSAIHRKPLYRHDAYDAAFTLPKQLQDLGIRFCISGYDRSSSYNVRNLPYHAATAVAFGLSQENALKAITLSPAEILGVDDRVGSLSVGKDATLFVSTGNPLETSSQVKQAWIGGRPVDLGDKQKTLHQKYRKKYEEQ is encoded by the coding sequence ATGTTTCAACATTTATTCTTCTCAGCATTTGTTCTGGCACTTTCATTTCACTGGACGATCTCCTGTTCAGCGATTGCATCGGATCAAATCCCCGGAAAATTACCGAAGACTCCCGTTGCGCTTGTCGGAGGAACCATTTATCCAGTCAGTTCCGCTCCCATCAAGAACGGGACGATCATCTTCGATCAGGGGAAGATCAGAGATGTTGGAGTCGACATTGAAATTCCGGAAGGAGTGCAGGTCGTAAAGGCGAATAAAATGCACATCTATCCAGGTCTCTTCGAACCTTATTCTCAAATCGGGTTGGTCGAAATTAATGCTGTTCGAGCATCAAACGATCACCGCGAATCAGGCGAATTCAACCCGAATGTTCTCGCGCAGGTCAGCTTCAATCCTGACAGCGAGTTGATTCCGGTGACACGCAGCAACGGAGTGCTCTTGAGCATGAGTGTCCCGACCGGTGGCCTCATTTCCGGACAAGCAGCAGTTATGCAGCTTGATGGCTGGACATTCGAAGAGATGACAGTCAGCCCGCGAGCCGCCATGATCGTTTCGCTTCCTAACGAAAAAGAAGCGAAAGAGCTTCGCGAATTTCTTGAAGTGGCGCGCCGGTATCAGTTGGCCGTCGAATCAAAAACCAAACTTCGCCATGACCTCCGTCTCGAAGCAATGCTCCCGGTGCTCTCAGGTCAGCAACCCATCATTGTCCGAGCAAATAAATGGCAAGACATCAATCGAGCCGTTGCCTTCTCGAAGAATGAAAATCTCAAGCTGATCCTTTTCGGAGGATACGACGCCCCGAAATGTGCGGAGCTACTTAAAAAACATGACATCCCTGTCATCCTTTCTGCGATCCATCGTAAACCCTTATATCGCCACGACGCTTACGATGCTGCGTTCACACTGCCAAAGCAGCTTCAAGACTTGGGCATCCGTTTCTGTATTTCTGGTTATGATCGCTCAAGCAGCTACAACGTTCGAAATCTGCCATATCATGCTGCAACGGCCGTCGCGTTTGGTCTTTCACAAGAAAATGCATTAAAAGCAATCACACTCAGCCCAGCTGAGATCCTCGGAGTGGATGATCGGGTCGGGAGCCTCTCGGTCGGGAAAGATGCGACACTCTTTGTGAGTACCGGAAACCCGCTGGAAACATCGAGTCAGGTGAAGCAAGCATGGATAGGTGGACGTCCCGTTGATCTGGGCGACAAACAGAAAACACTTCATCAAAAATATCGGAAGAA
- a CDS encoding amidohydrolase family protein, which translates to MSFTLRSLSVGLICLLPALAWGQVGSTKHVEGLRTSPSHVYAITGLRIVQESGQVVEKGTLVVRDQKISLVGADVEIPADAEVIDGTGKIAYPGFIDSFGEIALDAASKRPATAYWNSRIRSDFHVSSAIKKSHLGASSLRQQGFVARLVAPEVGVLRGQSALYSLGEGEPHQLLLKDRVALNGELTIPRRSGDRSNYPNSPMGAVALARQSFYDALWYRDAHKAVEQDPSLPLPEMNSTLQAMQLFASGELPVMLETSNELFALRANDFAREFKLNLIIVGSGNEYRRLQDIKDTGRTFIVPVAFPKAPNVASPEAANSATLESLMHWDHAPGNLAQLHKSGLEILLTTHRLESQKDFLKNLRIAVKRGFPATAALNSLTIIPAKRFQVSDQLGTLEQGKLASFVLTDGDLFDDETKIVETWVQGHRVQHDEDDKIDLQGDWKLALTNGPKEDAVSLLMNIKGEESLKAKVRPDQTLPKFEDSVEVKKLSQEDGRLIGQFLGDSFDSRGMVTFSIVLEKESQEWLGTLSWPNGKHSSVLMTLNQPAEAPPEEKSEVETEILENEDLTEKEKEEKLEKKNALAARSSQASFPVNYPLGAFGRKEQPQTAKLVAFQGATIWTSGPAGNIKNGTVLVKDGVIVEVGMNLKIPENAVVIDATGKHISPGLIDCHSHIASDGGINESAQAVTAEVRIADFLDCDDIDIYWQLAGGLTTANILHGSANPIGGQNQVIKMRWGSNYEGLRFPEAPAGVKFALGENVKQSNWGDKYTSRYPQTRMGVQQIMRDELQEAKEYAIRKKEYADTHQGLPPRTDLELEAIAEILSGERWVHCHSYRQDEILTLIRTLDEFEITIGSFQHILEGYKVADAMAKHGATGSSFSDWWAYKVEVQDAIPYNGAMMHEQGIVVSFNSDDGELGRRMNQEAAKAVKYGNVPPQEALKFVTLNPAIQLRIDKYVGSLEAGKHADLVIWSGPPLSNFSRCEQTWIDGKKYFDVEEELAERDEIAKMRNTLIQKILDTRAPMMKLGEKNHDPSSEWPRHDEFCESHGHDHHDHSH; encoded by the coding sequence ATGTCGTTCACTTTGAGGTCTCTTTCCGTTGGGCTGATCTGCCTGTTGCCTGCGTTAGCTTGGGGCCAAGTCGGCAGTACAAAGCATGTTGAGGGGCTGCGAACTTCTCCTTCCCATGTTTATGCAATCACCGGGCTGCGGATTGTTCAGGAATCGGGACAAGTGGTCGAGAAGGGAACGCTGGTTGTCCGTGATCAGAAAATTAGCCTGGTCGGTGCGGATGTGGAAATCCCCGCCGATGCCGAAGTTATCGACGGAACTGGAAAGATTGCGTATCCCGGGTTCATTGATTCCTTCGGTGAGATCGCTCTGGATGCTGCCAGCAAACGACCTGCGACAGCTTATTGGAATTCACGAATTCGGTCTGATTTTCATGTCAGCTCAGCAATCAAAAAATCGCATCTTGGAGCGTCCAGTTTGCGTCAGCAAGGTTTCGTCGCGCGTTTGGTCGCTCCTGAAGTTGGAGTTCTTCGAGGCCAGAGCGCTCTTTACTCACTTGGCGAAGGTGAACCGCATCAGCTTCTTTTGAAAGATCGGGTTGCCCTGAATGGTGAGTTGACGATTCCTCGTCGAAGCGGAGATCGATCGAACTATCCGAACTCTCCCATGGGAGCGGTCGCGTTGGCACGGCAGTCGTTTTATGACGCCCTCTGGTATCGCGATGCACACAAAGCTGTTGAACAAGATCCTTCTTTGCCTCTCCCCGAAATGAACTCAACACTTCAGGCAATGCAATTGTTCGCTAGCGGAGAATTGCCAGTCATGTTGGAAACGAGTAATGAACTTTTCGCGTTGCGCGCGAACGACTTTGCTCGGGAGTTCAAACTGAATTTAATAATTGTCGGAAGTGGAAACGAGTATCGAAGACTTCAGGATATCAAAGATACGGGGCGGACATTCATCGTTCCGGTCGCCTTCCCCAAAGCCCCGAATGTTGCCAGTCCCGAAGCTGCGAACTCAGCAACTTTGGAATCTCTGATGCACTGGGACCATGCACCGGGAAATCTGGCTCAGTTGCACAAAAGCGGTTTGGAAATTTTACTCACCACGCATCGTTTGGAGAGCCAAAAAGACTTCCTCAAGAATCTGCGAATTGCAGTAAAGCGAGGTTTTCCAGCCACTGCGGCACTGAACTCTTTAACGATTATCCCCGCAAAACGATTTCAGGTGAGTGACCAACTCGGCACTCTTGAACAGGGGAAACTCGCCAGCTTCGTGTTGACCGATGGTGACCTCTTTGACGATGAAACCAAAATTGTTGAAACCTGGGTTCAGGGGCATCGAGTTCAACATGATGAAGATGACAAGATCGATTTACAGGGAGACTGGAAACTCGCCCTGACCAACGGACCGAAAGAGGATGCAGTCTCCTTGTTGATGAATATTAAAGGCGAAGAGTCACTCAAGGCGAAGGTTCGTCCTGATCAAACCTTGCCTAAGTTTGAAGATTCCGTCGAAGTGAAGAAGTTGTCTCAGGAGGATGGTCGCCTGATTGGACAATTTTTAGGGGATAGCTTCGACTCTCGAGGGATGGTGACATTCTCGATTGTGCTGGAGAAGGAATCCCAAGAATGGTTGGGAACTCTGAGTTGGCCGAACGGAAAACATTCTTCAGTGCTGATGACGCTGAATCAACCAGCTGAAGCTCCACCCGAGGAGAAATCAGAGGTCGAGACAGAAATTCTCGAGAACGAAGACCTGACCGAAAAAGAAAAAGAAGAGAAGCTGGAAAAGAAGAACGCCCTCGCTGCCAGAAGTTCACAGGCAAGCTTTCCAGTGAACTACCCACTCGGTGCGTTTGGTCGAAAAGAGCAACCGCAAACCGCAAAACTCGTCGCCTTCCAAGGTGCAACGATCTGGACAAGTGGCCCAGCTGGAAACATCAAAAATGGAACCGTGCTGGTGAAAGACGGAGTGATTGTCGAAGTCGGGATGAACCTCAAAATTCCTGAAAATGCGGTCGTCATCGACGCGACAGGAAAACACATTTCTCCCGGACTCATCGATTGTCACTCACACATCGCTTCCGATGGCGGCATCAACGAGAGCGCTCAAGCTGTCACTGCGGAAGTTCGCATCGCTGATTTCCTCGACTGTGATGATATCGATATCTACTGGCAATTAGCCGGCGGGTTGACGACAGCGAACATTCTGCATGGTTCTGCAAATCCAATCGGAGGACAGAATCAAGTGATCAAGATGCGATGGGGATCGAACTACGAAGGATTGCGTTTTCCTGAAGCTCCAGCAGGAGTGAAGTTTGCACTCGGTGAGAATGTCAAGCAGAGCAACTGGGGTGACAAGTACACAAGTCGGTATCCTCAAACACGCATGGGCGTTCAACAGATTATGCGTGACGAACTTCAAGAAGCGAAGGAGTACGCAATTCGGAAGAAAGAGTACGCCGACACTCATCAGGGACTCCCCCCACGAACGGATCTCGAACTGGAAGCGATCGCTGAGATTCTTAGCGGTGAGCGATGGGTTCACTGTCACAGCTATCGACAAGACGAAATCCTCACGCTAATTCGCACGCTTGACGAATTTGAAATCACGATTGGTTCTTTTCAACATATTCTGGAAGGCTACAAGGTCGCCGATGCCATGGCGAAGCACGGAGCAACTGGCTCGTCCTTTTCAGACTGGTGGGCTTACAAAGTCGAAGTTCAAGATGCGATTCCCTACAACGGTGCCATGATGCACGAGCAGGGAATCGTCGTTTCGTTCAATTCTGACGACGGAGAACTCGGAAGGCGCATGAATCAGGAAGCTGCCAAAGCGGTCAAGTATGGAAATGTTCCGCCTCAGGAAGCTCTGAAATTTGTCACTCTCAACCCTGCCATTCAGCTCCGCATCGATAAGTATGTTGGCTCGCTCGAAGCTGGAAAGCATGCGGATCTCGTCATCTGGTCGGGGCCACCACTGTCGAACTTCAGTCGCTGCGAACAAACCTGGATCGACGGCAAGAAATACTTTGATGTCGAGGAAGAACTTGCTGAACGAGACGAGATAGCAAAAATGCGGAACACGTTGATCCAGAAGATCCTTGATACCCGCGCCCCCATGATGAAACTGGGAGAGAAGAACCACGATCCAAGCTCCGAATGGCCTCGACATGATGAATTCTGCGAGAGTCACGGACACGATCATCATGATCATTCGCATTAA